The following are from one region of the Mycolicibacterium helvum genome:
- the serA gene encoding phosphoglycerate dehydrogenase — protein MNLPVVLIADKLAESTVAALGDQVEVRWVDGPDRPKLLAAVADADALLVRSATTVDAEVIAAAPKLKIVARAGVGLDNVDVDAATKAGVLVVNAPTSNIHSAAEHALALMLSAARQIPAADATLREHTWKRSSFSGTEIFGKTVGVVGLGRIGQLVAQRLAAFGTHVIAYDPYVSAARAAQLGIELLALDDLLARADFISVHLPKTPETAGLLGKEALAKTKPGVIIVNAARGGLIDEQALADAITSGHVRGAGLDVFSTEPCTDSPLFELPQVVVTPHLGASTAEAQDRAGTDVAASVKLALAGEFVPDAVNVGAGAVSEEVAPWLDLARKLGLLAGVLSTGAASSLSVRVSGELASEDVEVLKLSALRGFFSTVTDQQVTFVNAPNLAAERGLQSELSTATESPNHRSLVDVRVVGPDGATTNVSGTLSGPQQVEKVVQINGRNFDLRAEGVNLVLHYSDQPGALGKIGTLLGNADVNILAAQLSQDTSGRAATLMLRLDREVADDIRSAIGDAVGATTLEVVDLS, from the coding sequence GTGAATCTGCCCGTTGTACTTATCGCAGACAAGCTTGCCGAGTCGACCGTCGCGGCCCTGGGCGACCAGGTCGAAGTCCGTTGGGTCGACGGTCCGGACCGGCCGAAACTGCTGGCCGCGGTCGCCGACGCCGACGCGCTGCTGGTGCGCTCGGCCACGACCGTGGACGCCGAGGTCATTGCCGCCGCGCCCAAGCTGAAGATCGTCGCCCGCGCCGGCGTCGGCCTGGACAACGTCGACGTCGACGCCGCCACCAAGGCCGGCGTGCTGGTCGTCAACGCGCCCACGTCGAACATCCACAGCGCCGCCGAGCATGCGTTGGCGCTGATGCTGTCGGCCGCGCGGCAGATCCCCGCCGCCGACGCCACGCTGCGCGAGCACACCTGGAAGCGCTCATCGTTCTCGGGCACCGAGATCTTCGGCAAGACCGTCGGCGTGGTGGGGCTGGGCCGCATCGGGCAGCTCGTCGCCCAGCGGCTGGCCGCGTTCGGCACCCACGTCATTGCCTACGACCCGTACGTGTCGGCGGCCCGCGCCGCGCAGCTGGGCATCGAGCTGCTCGCGCTCGACGATCTGCTGGCCCGTGCCGACTTCATCTCGGTGCACCTGCCCAAGACCCCGGAGACCGCCGGCCTGCTCGGCAAGGAAGCACTGGCCAAGACCAAGCCCGGCGTGATCATCGTCAACGCGGCCCGCGGCGGCCTGATCGACGAGCAGGCCCTGGCCGACGCGATCACCAGCGGCCACGTGCGTGGCGCCGGTCTCGACGTGTTCAGCACCGAACCCTGCACCGACAGTCCGCTGTTCGAGCTGCCGCAGGTGGTCGTCACCCCGCACCTCGGTGCCTCCACTGCGGAGGCTCAGGACCGGGCCGGCACCGATGTGGCCGCGAGCGTGAAGCTCGCGCTGGCCGGCGAGTTCGTGCCCGACGCGGTCAACGTCGGCGCCGGTGCGGTCAGTGAAGAGGTGGCGCCGTGGCTGGACCTGGCCCGCAAGCTGGGTCTGCTCGCCGGTGTGCTGTCCACCGGGGCGGCGTCGAGCCTGTCGGTACGGGTCTCCGGGGAGCTCGCGTCCGAAGATGTTGAGGTGCTGAAACTCTCGGCGCTGCGCGGCTTCTTCTCGACGGTGACCGATCAGCAGGTGACGTTCGTCAACGCGCCGAATCTGGCCGCCGAACGAGGTCTGCAGAGCGAGCTCAGCACCGCCACCGAGAGCCCCAACCACCGCAGCCTCGTCGACGTGCGGGTGGTAGGACCCGACGGCGCGACGACCAACGTGTCCGGGACCCTGTCCGGGCCCCAGCAGGTCGAGAAGGTCGTCCAGATCAACGGCCGCAACTTCGATCTGCGGGCCGAAGGCGTGAACCTCGTTCTGCATTACTCCGACCAGCCCGGAGCGCTGGGCAAGATCGGCACCCTGCTCGGCAACGCCGACGTGAACATCCTGGCGGCTCAGCTGAGCCAGGACACCAGTGGCCGGGCCGCGACGCTGATGCTGCGGTTGGATCGCGAGGTTGCCGACGACATCCGGTCGGCCATCGGTGACGCGGTTGGCGCGACGACTCTGGAAGTGGTGGATCTTTCGTGA
- a CDS encoding 3-isopropylmalate dehydrogenase has protein sequence MKLAVIAGDGIGPEVIDEALQVLDVVLPDVDKTDYDLGARRYHATGELLTAETIEELKGYDAILLGAIGDPSVPSGVLERGLLLKLRFALDHHVNLRPGRLYPGVSSPLSGVTNIDFVVVREGTEGPYTGNGGALRVGTPHEVATEVSVNTAFGVERVVRDAFARAQARRKHLTLVHKTNVLTFAGSLWSRVVAEVGAEYPDVEVAYQHIDAATIHLVTDPGRFDVIVTDNLFGDIITDLAAAVCGGIGLAASGNIDATRTNPSMFEPVHGSAPDIAGQGIADPTAAVMSVALLLRHIGEDAAAARVDKAVGDHLATRGDATYSTREVGERIRAAL, from the coding sequence GTGAAACTGGCGGTAATCGCGGGCGACGGCATCGGCCCGGAAGTCATCGACGAAGCGCTGCAGGTGCTCGATGTGGTGCTGCCCGATGTGGACAAGACCGACTACGACCTCGGTGCGCGCCGGTACCACGCGACCGGTGAGTTGCTCACCGCCGAGACCATCGAGGAGTTGAAGGGCTACGACGCCATCCTGCTCGGGGCGATCGGCGATCCGTCAGTGCCCAGCGGCGTGCTGGAGCGTGGCCTGCTGCTCAAACTCCGCTTCGCACTGGACCATCACGTCAACCTGCGGCCGGGACGGCTGTACCCCGGTGTCAGCAGCCCGCTGTCCGGCGTGACGAATATCGACTTCGTCGTGGTGCGTGAGGGCACTGAAGGCCCCTACACCGGTAACGGGGGGGCCCTGCGCGTCGGCACACCGCACGAGGTGGCCACCGAGGTCAGCGTCAACACCGCGTTCGGCGTCGAGCGGGTGGTGCGTGACGCGTTCGCCCGTGCGCAGGCCCGGCGCAAGCACCTGACTCTGGTGCACAAGACCAACGTGCTGACCTTCGCGGGCAGCTTGTGGTCGCGGGTGGTCGCCGAGGTTGGCGCCGAGTACCCCGACGTCGAGGTCGCCTATCAGCACATCGACGCCGCCACGATCCACCTGGTCACCGACCCGGGCCGGTTCGACGTCATCGTCACCGACAACCTGTTCGGCGACATCATCACCGACCTGGCCGCGGCGGTCTGCGGCGGGATCGGACTGGCCGCCAGCGGCAATATCGATGCCACCCGGACCAATCCGTCGATGTTCGAACCCGTCCACGGCAGCGCGCCCGACATCGCGGGCCAGGGTATCGCCGACCCGACCGCGGCAGTGATGTCGGTGGCCTTGCTGTTGCGCCACATTGGCGAGGATGCCGCGGCTGCCCGCGTCGAC